The Amycolatopsis methanolica 239 nucleotide sequence CGCGACGCGCTTCGGGTACCTGGTGTACCCGTGCGTGCTCCTCGGTGCGATGTTGTGCTTCCGCCGCGCCGAGGCCGGAGGTGCCCGGCCTACTTCTTCTTAGCGCGCGTCGCCCCGCCGCGTCCGCGCAACTGCACACCGGATTCGGAAAGCACGCGGTGCACAAAGCCGTACGAGCGTCCGGTCGACTCGGCCAGGGCTCGAATGCTGGCGCCCTTCTCGTATTTCTTCTTCAGGTCAGCGGCCAGCTTGTCACGCGTACTGCCGGTGATCCGCGCGCCCTTCTTCAGGTCAGCCACGTCGTTCCGCCTTCCACCAGATCGCGTTGGCAGGCCACAGTGGGCCTCGTCACGCAATGATCGAACACGAACCGAGAATTTGCCAGACGACGGGCGAAAAACCTGCCCAATGGCGGAAAAATTGCGCCATTCAAGGTGGTTGCCTAGTCCAACTAAGCAATCGGGCCTTTGTTTACCTCACGCCAACTGGACGAGTTCCAAGTAATCATCCGACCAGTGATCCTCCGTGCCGTCGGGCAACAGGATCACGCGCTCGGGCTCCAGCGCCTCGACCGCGCCCGGGTCGTGGGTGACCAGCACGACGGCGCCGGTGTAGCTGCGCAGGGCGTTGAGCACCTGTTCGCGGCTGGCCGGGTCGAGGTTGTTCGTCGGCTCGTCGAGCAGCAGGACGTTGGCGGCGCTGGACACCAGGCCCGCGAGCGCGAGCCGGGTCTTCTCGCCGCCGGAGAGGGTGCCGGCGGGCTGGTCGAGTTGCTCACCGGTGAACAGGAACGAGCCCAGCAGGTTCCGCAGCTCCTGCGCGCCGGTGTCGGGGGCGAGGTGGCGGATGTTCTCCCACACGCTCGCGTCGTGGTCCAGTGTCTCGTGTTCCTGCGCGTAGTAGCCGAGGCGCAGCCCGTGGCCGGCTTCGACGCTGCCGGTGTCGGGTTTCTCCATGCCGCCGAGCAGGCGCAGCAGGGTGGTCTTGCCCGCGCCGTTGAGGCCGAGCACGACGACCTTGGTGCCGCGGTCGATCGCGAGGTCGACGCCGGTGAAGATCTCCAGCGAGCCGTACGATTTGGACAGTCCCTCGGCGGTGAGCGGGGTGCGCCCGCACGGGGCGGGGGCCGGGAACTTGATGTGCGCGACCTTGTCGGCCTGGCGCTGGTCGTCCAGGCTCGCGAGCATCTGCTCGGCGCGGCGGGCCATGTTCTTCGCCGCGACGGCCTTCGTGGCCTTCGCGCCGAGTTTCGCGGCCTGGGCCTGCAGCGCGGCGGCCTTCTTCTCGGCGTTGGCCCGCTCCCGGCGGCGGCGCTTCTCGTCGGTGGCGCGCGCTTCCAGGTAGCGGTTCCAGGTCATGTTGTAGTTGTCCAGCTCGCCGCGGGTGGCGTCGAGGAACCAGACCTTGTTGACGACCTCGGCCAGCAGCTCGACGTCGTGGCTGATCACCACGAGACCGCCCTCGTGGCCCTTGAGGAAGCCGCGCAGCCAGTTGATCGAGTCGGCGTCGAGGTGGTTGGTCGGCTCATCGAGCAGCAGGATCGTGTCCGAGCGGCCGGAGGCGCCCACGTCGGAGGCGGCGAACAGGATGCGGGCCAGCTCGACGCGGCGGCGCTGACCGCCGGAGAGGGTGCGCAGCGGCTGGGCGAGGACGCGGTCGGCCAGGCCGAGGTTGGCGCAGATGCGGGCGGCTTCGCTCTCGGCGGCGTACCCGCCCAGCGAGGCGAAGCGCTCTTCGAGGCGGCCGTAGCGGCGGATGGCCTTGTCCCGTTCAGCGTCGTCGACCAGCTCGGACATGGCGGTCTGGGCCTTCTCCATGTCGCGCAGCAGGGTGTCGAGACCGCGGGCGGACAGGACGCGGTCCTTGGCCGTGACGGAGAGGTCGCCCTCGCGCGGGTCCTGGGGCAGGTAGCCGAGTTCGCTGCCGCGGCGGACCTCGCCCGCGTAGGGCTCCCCCTCACCCGCGAGGACCTTCAGGGTGGTGGTCTTGCCGGCGCCGTTGCGCCCGACCAGGCCGATGCGATCGCCCGGCTGGATGCGCAGGGTGGTGTCGGAAAGCAGAATGCGCGACCCGGCGCGCAGTTCGAGGCCGGTGGCCGTGATCAAGAGAACTCCCGGATAGCGGGGGTGGACGGGTGGCATCGACGGGCCTGCCGGACAGGCGGCCCGGAGCTACTCCAACTGGACATCCACGCAACCCAGTGTACGGATCACCGTCCAGCCATTTTCCCCGCGGTGGCGGGTCTCACCACGCCACCCCACGTCGCTGGGTGGTCATCCCGTCGCCTGACACGCGTTCGCGCGGTGGGGAGGTCTGGTTCGCGGTCGGTCTTCTCGTTGCCGGCTTGCGTTGGTTGGTGGTGTGCTGCTCAGAGCACGAAGCTGTCCGACCACGGTTGGCCGGATCGGCCGGACAGCGCGTCCAGCAGGCTGACCGCCTGCTTGTCCGTCAGCGACGACACGAAGTCGATCACCGCCCTCCCCCTCGCCAGTCCCCGCACGGCGTCCGCGCCCGCGACCGGCTCGCCCGTCGCTCCGACCAGCAGTTCGGGCGCGCTATGGGCCAGGTCCTCGAACTCCGACTGCGCCAGCTCCACCAGGTCGTGCAGGCGCCTGGGCAACCGCGACACCTCGTCCCGGTCGACGAGCCATGCGTCGAGCGCGTCGACGAGCGTCGTGAGCAGTGACGCCTGTCCGCGCTGGTGGAGGGCCAGTTCCGGGCGCAGCAGCACGAACCGGCGGTGCACGAACTTCAGCACCTGCACCTCGTGCCACTGCGCGGTCCGCAGCGAGACGTGCCCGGCCCGGGTGGACGGCGACGGCAGCACGATCACGCCGTCCACCAGCCGGTGCGTCCACCGCGCGGAGAACGCCGCCGTGGCCTGCTCCGCCTCGATCGACCCGTCGAACGGCTCCGCCAGCAGGCCGTCGACCAGCTCGGCGCGTATCCGCGACACCGCATGGGCGAAAGCGTCGTCGTCGACGATCCACGCGTCCTTGGCGTGCATGCGGCGCCGCAGCTGCTCCAGTGACCGGCCGGGGCGGCGGATCTGCGCGGCCAGCGTCGCGTTGTCCAGGCCGGCCAACTCCACGGCGTGATCGAGCCACTCCCCCAGCTCGGCGGCCACCGGCGCGTGCTGCAGCACACCGATGCGGTGGAAGTCCTGGATGTCGTGGATGGCGTAGGCGAGGTCGTCGGCGGTGTCCATCACGGACGCCTCGACGGTCTGCTGCCACGGCTCGATCCGCCCGGCGAACGGCCCGCGCGCGGCCACCACGTCGTCCAGCTCGGTGCAGTACGCGGAGAACTTGCTCGAACCGGTGCCCGGCGCCTCGTCCGGCTCGGCCGCGCCCCGCGGCGGGATGCGCATCGCGGCCGGGTGCGGGTCGGGCCAGTGCAGCCGCGCCCACGGGTACTTCAGCACCGCCGCCCGCACGGCCGCGGTGAGGTCCAGCCCGACCGCCGCAGGCCCGCGCACATCGGTCGTGGTGATGATCCGGAACGTCTGCGCGTTGCCCTCGAACCCGTCCGGCAGCGAGAACCGGTGCCGGGCGATGCGGTCCAGCACCTGCTCCCCCAGGTGCCCGAACGGCGGGTGCCCGAGGTCGTGGGCGAGCGCGGCGGCCTCGGCGACGTCCGGGTCGAGCCCGCCGAGCTTGCCGATCAGCTCGGCGGAGTCCACCGAGGACAGCAGCCGCTGCGAGATGGCGCGGGCGACCTGGGCGACCTTGAGGCTGTGTGTGAGCCGGTTGTGCAGCAGCCCGGACCCGGCCGCGCTGACCACCTGGGTCACGCCGCCGAGCCGGGCGAAGAACGGCGACACCACGATGCGGTCCCGGTCGGCCCGGAAGGGGTTGTCGGCCAGATCGGACCACGCCGGTTCGCTGGCGTTCTCCCGGCGTAGCGTCCGCGGATCGCGTTCCATGCGCATCACCGTATCTGTCCCGCCCGCACCGCCGCGGGAGTACGCTGCCCGCCCCGCAGGTGAACATCAGTCGACATCTCTTTCAAAACGGCCACCCCACCAGCGAAGATCGGTCCGTGCGCCCAGTCCGGTTCGCCTTCCAGCCGCTCTACAGCCTGAACACCGGCGGTATGGTCGCGCTCGAAGCGCTGGCCCGCCCCGCCGAGGGGTCCGTGCACGAACTGCTCGACACCGCGCGCCGCGAGCGGCGGCTCGTCGAGACCGACATCGCGCTGGCGTGCGACGCCGTGCGCGCCGAAGCCGACCAGCAGACGCTGCTGCCGCTGCACCTGAACATCACGGCCGCCACCGCGGCCGCGCCCGCGGTGGATCCCCTGCTCGACACGCTCGCCCGCGTCGGCAAGCGGCCGCGCGAGGTGGTGCTGGAGGTCGGGCCGCCATTCTGCTCGGTGTGGCCCGAACAGCTGCTCGCCGGCCTGCACCGGCTCGGCGAGCTGGGTTTCCGGCTGGCGCTGGACGGCCTCGGCCGCGGCGACCTGCCGTTCGCGATGCTCGCGGCCGCGCCGGTGGACGTCCTCAAACTCGACCGCAGCGTGCTGCGCGGACTGCCCGGCGACGCGGGCTCGGTCGCGGTCGTCGAATCCCTGCTGCACTTCACGGCCCGCACCAGCGCGCGACTGGTGGCGACCGGCGTCGAGACCGAAGCGCAGCTGGGAGCGGTGCGCCGCCTGGGGGTGCGCATCGCGCAGGGCAACCTGTTCGCCCCCGCCCGGGCCGGGGTGAACCTGGGGCACCTGCTGACCCCGGCGATCCCCGATCCGGAGGAGCGCCTCACGCCGGGGCCGCTCACCACGCCGCGCGTGCGGGACTTCCTGCGCCCGGCGAGCACCCTGCCGCACGACGCGACCTGCGACGACGTGCGCACCGCGCTGGCCGCCGGCGACGCGCCCAGCGGCATCGTCGGGATCGACGACGACGGTCGGCCGCGGTGGTCGATCGACCGCACCCGGTTCCTGGTGTCGGTCACCGGCCCGTACGGGCACGCCCTGCACGCGAAGCGCGGCGCGGAGCGGCTCGCGGACACGCCGCACACGATCCACGCCGACGCCGGCGCGCTGGAGCTGCTCGAGCTGGTGACCGACGCGGACTGGGGCCGCACCGGCGACGACGTGGTGGTAGTCGACGACGCGGGCCGCTGCCTCGGCGTGGTGCTGGTGACCGAGGTGGTGCGCGGGGTGGCCGAGGCGAAGGTCGAGGAGGCGGCGGCGCTCAACCCGCTGACGCGGCTGCCGGGCAGCGACACGGTGGCGCGGGACGTGGACCGGCGGATCGGCAGCCGGGAGGCGTTCGTCGCGGCGTGGCTGGACGTCGACTCGTTCAAGGCGGTCAACGACAACGCCGGTTTCGCCGCCGGGGACGACCTGATCCGCGCGATCGGGCGCACCCTGACGGACCTGGCGTCGCGCCTGCCGAGGATGGTGGTGAGCCACGTCGGCGGCGACGACTTCCTGATCGCCTGCGACGTGGATGAGATCGGCACGATCGCGGGCGCGCTGCTGGACACGCCGTGGACCGCGGAGGGCATGCCGGTGACCGTGTCGCTGGCGACGCTGGTCTGCGCGACGGCGACGATCGAGTCCTACCGCGAGGCGTCGCGGCTACTGGCGCCGCTGAAGAAGCAGGCCAAGTCGGTGCCGGGGTCGAGCTGGGTGCTGGGACGCCCGGGCTCCGAGCGGGTCGAGGTGCTGCGCGGCCGTTCGCGGCACGCGCTGCCGGAGCAACGCCCCGCCGGTCCGGTGGGATTGAGCCGCGCCGGGTAGGTGTGCAACCGGCTGGCCGCGTGGTCCGTCTGGGAAGCATGCGGATGTTGCCGGTGTTGGCGCTGGGGCTGGCTGGGCTGACGGCGTGCGGGGCGTCGGAGGGGTCAGCGGGCGGTGAGCGGGCTTGCACGATGATCGGTGCGATGCCGGGGATCAGCCTCGACGTGGCGCCCCGGCCGGACGTAGCGGGTGCGGAGGTGACCGCCTGCTGGGGAGCTGACTGTCGCACCTGGCGGCCCGACCTGCACCGCGCCACCGCCGCCGAACCGCAGGGCTGCACCGGCACCGCCCCGGACGACACGTGCTCGGCGCGGCTGGTGGAGACCGGCGGCTGGCACACCTTCGTCGACGTGGCCGACCTGCGCGAAGGGCCGGTCGAGATCACGGTGGTGCTGACCGACGCGTCCGGTGCCGAGCTGGACCGCGCGACACAGACCGCCGCCGCCCAGCTGGTGTACCCGAACGGCCCGGACTGCGGAGGCGGCGTACCGCAGGCAACGGTGCCGGTCTAGCGGGTGCGACAGCCCCACAACGCGGAACACCGCCGCGCGGCTCGAAATCCCCGGAGGGCGTCCCGAGTGCGGCGGCGGTGTTCCGCGGGTGAAAATCTAGCTCTAGACAGTGAAACCCAGCGCCCGGAGCTGCTCCCGGCCGTCGTCGGTGATCTTTTCCGGACCCCACGGCGGCATCCAGACCCAGTTGATCCGGAAGTCCTTCACCACGCCGGCCTGGCCGACCAGCACCGAGGCCGTCTGATCCTCGATCACGTCGGTCAGCGGGCAAGCCGCCGACGTCAGCGTCATGTCGATCGTGGCGGTGTTGTCCTGCTCCACGCGGATGTCGTAGACCAGCCCGAGGTCGACCACGTTGATACCGAGCTCGGGGTCGACGACGTCCCGCATGGCCTCCTCGATGTCCTCGATCTTGGCCACGTCCGCGGCAGGCGGCTGCGCCTGCTCGGGCAGGTCCTCCGCGGTGCGGCCCTCGCGCGTCTGCTCCTCGGTCACTTCTCGGCTCCGTTCGTGCGGGTCAGCGCATCCTTGAACGCCATCCAGCCCAGCAGGGCGCACTTCACCCGCGCCGGGTACTTCGACACCCCGGCGAAGGCGACCGCGTCCTCCAGCACATCCTCGTCCGGCTCGATCTGGCCGCGGCTCTGCATCATCTCCACGAAGGTGTCCATCGTGGACAACGCCTCCGACACGGTGTGACCGGTCACCAGATCGGTCAGCACCGACGCGGACGCCTGGCTGATCGAGCAGCCCTGCCCCTCGTAGGAGACGTCGGCGACCTTGTCGCCCTCCACCTTCAGCCGCAGGGTGATCTCGTCGCCGCAGGTGGGGTTCACCTGGAACGACTCCGCGTCGAAGGGCTCCCGCAGGCCGTGGCCGTGCGGGTTCTTGTAGTGGTCCAGGATGATCTCCTGGTACATGCTCTCCAGGTTCACCTACGCCACCCCGAAGAACTTCTGCGCCTCGCGGACACCACCGAGCAGCGCGTCCACTTCGGACAGATCGTTGTACAGGTAGAACGTCGCCCGCACGGTGGCGGGCACCTGGCAGACCCGGTGCAGCGGCCACGCGCAGTGGTGACCGACGCGCACCGCGATGCCCAGGCTGTCCAGCACCTGGCCGGCGTCGTGCGGGTGCACCCCGTCGACGACGAACGCGACGGTCGCGCCACGGTCGGCGCTGTCCCCGGGACCGATCAGCCGGACACCGGGGATCTCGGCGATCCCGGCCAGCGCGGCCTCGACGAGCGCGTGCTCGTGCGCGGCCACCCGCTCCATGCCGATCGCGGTCAGGTAGTCCACCGCCGCACCGAGCCCGACGGCCTGCGAAGTCATCGGCACGCCGGCCTCGAACTTCTGCGGCGGCGGCGCGAACGTGGTGCGCTCCATGGTGACCAGCTCGATCATCGACCCGCCGGTGAGGAACGGCGGCATCGCTTCGAGCAGCTCGCGGCGCCCGTAGAGCACGCCGATGCCGGACGGCGCGAGCATCTTGTGCCCGGAGAACACCGCGAAGTCCACGCCGAGGGCGTGGAAGTCGACCGGGAAGTGCGGCACCGACTGGCACGCGTCCAGCAGCGTCAGCGCGCCCACCTCACGGGAGCGGCGGACGATCGGCTCGACCGGGTTGATCGTGCCGAGCACGTTGGACTGGTGCGCGAACGCGACGATCTTGGTGCGCTCGTTGACCAGCTCGTCCAGGTTGGACAGGTCCAGCCGGAACGTGTCGGTCAAGTCGAACCACCGCAGCGTCGCGCCGGTGCGCTGGCACAACTGCTGCCAGGGCACCAGGTTCGCGTGGTGTTCCATGGCCGTGATGACGATCTCGTCGCCCGGGCCGATGCGGAACCGCTCGGCCTCCGGGCCCGCGGTCGCCGCGTTGCTCATCGCGTACGCGACGAGGTTGATGCCCTCGGTGGCGTTCTTGGTGAACACCAGCTCGCCCGGGTCCGCGCCGACGAACTCGCCGGTGCGGGCGCGGGCGTACTCGTAGGCGTCGGTGGCCTCTTCGGCGAGCTGGTGCGCACCGCGGTGCACCGCCGCGTTCGAGGTCTCCAGGAACCGGCGCTCGGCGTCCAGCACCTGCGTCGGCCGCTGCGAGGTGGCGCCGGAGTCCAGGTACACCAGGGGTTTCCCGTCGCGCACGGTGCGCGACAGGATGGGGAAGTCGGCGCGCAGCGCAGCGACGTCCAAAGGCGTGTTGGCCGCGGCTGTGGTGGTCATGCGCGCCAACTCCTCTCTCGCGGTGTCAGTTCGGGAGGTACAACAACGTCAGACCGCCGCGGCTTCCTTCTTGCCGGTGTACCTGACGTAGCCGTTCTCCTCCAGCTCGTCCGCCAGCTCCTTGCCGCCGGACTCGACGACCTTGCCGTCGGCGAAGACGTGCACGAAGTCGGGCGTGATGTGGCGCAGGATCCGCGTGTAGTGCGTGATCAGCATGACGCCGACCTCGTTGTTGGCCTTGTACTCGTTGACGCCCTCGGAGACGATCCGCAGCGCGTCGACGTCCAGGCCGGAGTCGGTCTCGTCCAGGATCGCGATCTTCGGCTTGAGCAGCGCCAGCTGCAGGATCTCGTGGCGCTTCTTCTCACCGCCGGAGAAGCCCTCGTTGACGCTGCGCTCGGCGAACTCGGGCGAGATCTCCAGCTTGGCCATTTCGTCCTTGACTTCCTTGACCCAGTGGCGCAGCTTCGGCGCCTCGCCGCGCACGGCGGTGGCCGCGGTGCGGAGGAAGTTCGACATCGACACGCCCGGCACCTCGACCGGGTACTGCATCGCCAGGAACAGCCCGGCGCGCGCCCGCTCGTCGACCGACATGTCGAGCACGTTCTCGCCGTCCAGCAGCACCTCGCCGGAGGTCACCTCGTACTTGGGGTGGCCGGCGATGGCGTAGGACAGGGTCGACTTGCCCGAGCCGTTCGGGCCCATGATCGCGTGCGTCTCACCCGAGCGGATCGTCAGGTTGACGCCCTTCAGGATCTCCTTGGCGCCCTCGTCGGTGTTGACGCTCGCGTGCAGGTCCTTGATTTCCAGTGTGGCCATGGCCCTTTTTCGTCTCTGTCTCTCGTGGTGGAAGGAGTGGCTCAGCTGCCGACGGCTTCGAGTTCGGCCTCGATCGCCTCGGCCAGGCGCTCGCGAACCGCGGGAACGTCGATCTTCATCAGGATCTCGTGGAAGAACCCGCGGACGACCAGACGCCGCGCCTGCTCCTCCTCGATCCCGCGCGACTGCAGGTAGAACAACTGCTCGTCGTCGAACCTTCCCGTGGCGCTCGCGTGCCCGGCGCCGGCGATCTCACCGGTCTCGATCTCCAGGTTCGGCACCGAGTCGGCGCGCGCGCCCGTGGTGAGCACGAGGTTGCGGTTGAGCTCGTAGGTCTCGGTGCCCTCGGCCGCGGCCCGGATCAGCACGTCGCCGATCCACACCGCGTGCGCGTCGTCGCCCTGCAGCGCGCCCTTGTACATCACGTTCGACTTGCAGTTCGGGACCGCGTGGTCGACGAAGAGGCGGTGCTCCTGGTGCTGCCCGGCGTCGGCGAAGTACAGGCCCAGCATCTCCACGTCGCCGCCGCGGTCGGCGAACGTCGCGGTCGGCGAGACGCGCACCAGGTCGCCGCCCAGGGTGACCACGATGTGCTTGACCGTGGCGTCCTTGCCGAGCCGGAGGTGCTGCTCGGAGACGTGCACCGCGTCGTCGGCCCAGTCCTGGACGCTGACCACGGTGAGCTTGGCTCCCTCGCCGACGACGAACTCGACGTTGTCGGCGTAGGTGCCCGAGCCGAGGTGGTCGAGCACGACCACGCCCTCGGCGTAGGCCTCGGCGCGCACCTGCACGTGGCCGTAGGCGGTGTTGCCCTCGCCGGGGCCGGTCAGCCGCAGCACGGTCGGCTTCGACGCCTTGGTCTCCTTGGGCAGGGTCACCAGGGTCGCCGCGGCGAACGAGCTGTACGCCTGCGCGGCGATCCGGTCGCTCGGGACGCCGGCCTGGCCGAGGCGCTCGTCCTCGCGGCCGACGGTCTCGACGCGCACCTCGGGGGCGGCGTCGACGTCGACCTTGACCTCGCCGGAGGCCGTGGCGGTGCCGTCGTGCAGCCCGCGCAGCCGCTTCATCGGGGTGAAACGCCAGTTCTCCTCGCGGCCGCCGGGGACCTCGAAGGCCTGGACGTCGTACCCGGTGAAGCGCTCCGCGCGGGACGCCGCCGGAACGACGGCCTCCGCGGCAGCGGCGGTGTTCTCAGCAGACACCGTCATGTCAGCCGACGGCTCCTTCCATCTGCAGTTCGATCAGGCGGTTCAGCTCGAGCGCGTACTCCATGGGCAGCTCGCGCGCGATGGGCTCGACGAACCCGCGCACGACCATCGCCATGGCCTCGTCCTCGGTGAGACCGCGGGACATCAGGTAGAACAGCTGGTCCTCGGAGACCTTCGACACCGTCGCCTCGTGGCCCATCGACACCTCGTCGTTGCGGATGTCGACGTAGGGGTAGGTGTCCGAGCGGGAAATGGTGTCGACCAGCAGCGCGTCGCACTTCACCGTGGAGGCGGAGTGGTGCGCCCGCTTGGCGACCTTGACCAGGCCGCGATAGGAGGTGCGGCCGCCGCCGCGCGCCACCGACTTCGACACGATGGTCGAGGAGGTGTGCGGCGCCAGGTGCTCCATCTTCGCGCCCGCGTCCTGGTGCTGGCCCTCGCCCGCGAAGGCGATCGAGAGGACCTCGCCCTTGGCGTGCTCACCCATCAGGAAGACCGACGGGTACTTCATCGTGACCTTGGAGCCGATGTTGCCGTCGATCCACTCCATGGTCGCGCCCTCTTCGCACTTGGCGCGCTTGGTGACCAGGTTGTAGACGTTGTTCGACCAGTTCTGGATCGTCGTGTAGCGGCAGCGGCCGCCCTTCTTCACGATGATCTCGACGACGGCCGAGTGCAGCGAGTCCGACTTGTAGATCGGCGCGGTGCAGCCCTCGACATAGTGCACGTAGGCGCCCTCGTCGACGATGATCAGGGTCCGCTCGAACTGGCCCATGTTCTCGGTGTTGATCCGGAAGTAGGCCTGCAGCGGGATGTCCACGTGCACGCCCGGCGGCACGTAGATGAACGACCCGCCGGACCACACCGCGGTGTTCAGCGCGGAGAACTTGTTGTCACCGGCCGGGATGACCGAGCCGAAGTACTCCT carries:
- the sufC gene encoding Fe-S cluster assembly ATPase SufC, which translates into the protein MATLEIKDLHASVNTDEGAKEILKGVNLTIRSGETHAIMGPNGSGKSTLSYAIAGHPKYEVTSGEVLLDGENVLDMSVDERARAGLFLAMQYPVEVPGVSMSNFLRTAATAVRGEAPKLRHWVKEVKDEMAKLEISPEFAERSVNEGFSGGEKKRHEILQLALLKPKIAILDETDSGLDVDALRIVSEGVNEYKANNEVGVMLITHYTRILRHITPDFVHVFADGKVVESGGKELADELEENGYVRYTGKKEAAAV
- a CDS encoding helix-turn-helix domain-containing protein yields the protein MADLKKGARITGSTRDKLAADLKKKYEKGASIRALAESTGRSYGFVHRVLSESGVQLRGRGGATRAKKK
- a CDS encoding ABC-F family ATP-binding cassette domain-containing protein, with the translated sequence MITATGLELRAGSRILLSDTTLRIQPGDRIGLVGRNGAGKTTTLKVLAGEGEPYAGEVRRGSELGYLPQDPREGDLSVTAKDRVLSARGLDTLLRDMEKAQTAMSELVDDAERDKAIRRYGRLEERFASLGGYAAESEAARICANLGLADRVLAQPLRTLSGGQRRRVELARILFAASDVGASGRSDTILLLDEPTNHLDADSINWLRGFLKGHEGGLVVISHDVELLAEVVNKVWFLDATRGELDNYNMTWNRYLEARATDEKRRRRERANAEKKAAALQAQAAKLGAKATKAVAAKNMARRAEQMLASLDDQRQADKVAHIKFPAPAPCGRTPLTAEGLSKSYGSLEIFTGVDLAIDRGTKVVVLGLNGAGKTTLLRLLGGMEKPDTGSVEAGHGLRLGYYAQEHETLDHDASVWENIRHLAPDTGAQELRNLLGSFLFTGEQLDQPAGTLSGGEKTRLALAGLVSSAANVLLLDEPTNNLDPASREQVLNALRSYTGAVVLVTHDPGAVEALEPERVILLPDGTEDHWSDDYLELVQLA
- a CDS encoding deoxyguanosinetriphosphate triphosphohydrolase family protein — its product is MRMERDPRTLRRENASEPAWSDLADNPFRADRDRIVVSPFFARLGGVTQVVSAAGSGLLHNRLTHSLKVAQVARAISQRLLSSVDSAELIGKLGGLDPDVAEAAALAHDLGHPPFGHLGEQVLDRIARHRFSLPDGFEGNAQTFRIITTTDVRGPAAVGLDLTAAVRAAVLKYPWARLHWPDPHPAAMRIPPRGAAEPDEAPGTGSSKFSAYCTELDDVVAARGPFAGRIEPWQQTVEASVMDTADDLAYAIHDIQDFHRIGVLQHAPVAAELGEWLDHAVELAGLDNATLAAQIRRPGRSLEQLRRRMHAKDAWIVDDDAFAHAVSRIRAELVDGLLAEPFDGSIEAEQATAAFSARWTHRLVDGVIVLPSPSTRAGHVSLRTAQWHEVQVLKFVHRRFVLLRPELALHQRGQASLLTTLVDALDAWLVDRDEVSRLPRRLHDLVELAQSEFEDLAHSAPELLVGATGEPVAGADAVRGLARGRAVIDFVSSLTDKQAVSLLDALSGRSGQPWSDSFVL
- the sufD gene encoding Fe-S cluster assembly protein SufD — protein: MTVSAENTAAAAEAVVPAASRAERFTGYDVQAFEVPGGREENWRFTPMKRLRGLHDGTATASGEVKVDVDAAPEVRVETVGREDERLGQAGVPSDRIAAQAYSSFAAATLVTLPKETKASKPTVLRLTGPGEGNTAYGHVQVRAEAYAEGVVVLDHLGSGTYADNVEFVVGEGAKLTVVSVQDWADDAVHVSEQHLRLGKDATVKHIVVTLGGDLVRVSPTATFADRGGDVEMLGLYFADAGQHQEHRLFVDHAVPNCKSNVMYKGALQGDDAHAVWIGDVLIRAAAEGTETYELNRNLVLTTGARADSVPNLEIETGEIAGAGHASATGRFDDEQLFYLQSRGIEEEQARRLVVRGFFHEILMKIDVPAVRERLAEAIEAELEAVGS
- a CDS encoding metal-sulfur cluster assembly factor, encoding MTEEQTREGRTAEDLPEQAQPPAADVAKIEDIEEAMRDVVDPELGINVVDLGLVYDIRVEQDNTATIDMTLTSAACPLTDVIEDQTASVLVGQAGVVKDFRINWVWMPPWGPEKITDDGREQLRALGFTV
- the sufB gene encoding Fe-S cluster assembly protein SufB, which codes for MTAAAEQRNPTTTPLSQEETIESLGNYAFGWADPDAAGASARRGLNADVVADISAKKSEPEWMLETRQKALKLFERKPMPNWGADLSGIDFDNIKYFVRSTEQQAASWDELPEDIKNTYDKLGIPEAEKQRLIAGVAAQYESEVVYHKIREDLEAQGVIFLDTDTGLKEHPELFQEYFGSVIPAGDNKFSALNTAVWSGGSFIYVPPGVHVDIPLQAYFRINTENMGQFERTLIIVDEGAYVHYVEGCTAPIYKSDSLHSAVVEIIVKKGGRCRYTTIQNWSNNVYNLVTKRAKCEEGATMEWIDGNIGSKVTMKYPSVFLMGEHAKGEVLSIAFAGEGQHQDAGAKMEHLAPHTSSTIVSKSVARGGGRTSYRGLVKVAKRAHHSASTVKCDALLVDTISRSDTYPYVDIRNDEVSMGHEATVSKVSEDQLFYLMSRGLTEDEAMAMVVRGFVEPIARELPMEYALELNRLIELQMEGAVG
- a CDS encoding GGDEF domain-containing protein; protein product: MRPVRFAFQPLYSLNTGGMVALEALARPAEGSVHELLDTARRERRLVETDIALACDAVRAEADQQTLLPLHLNITAATAAAPAVDPLLDTLARVGKRPREVVLEVGPPFCSVWPEQLLAGLHRLGELGFRLALDGLGRGDLPFAMLAAAPVDVLKLDRSVLRGLPGDAGSVAVVESLLHFTARTSARLVATGVETEAQLGAVRRLGVRIAQGNLFAPARAGVNLGHLLTPAIPDPEERLTPGPLTTPRVRDFLRPASTLPHDATCDDVRTALAAGDAPSGIVGIDDDGRPRWSIDRTRFLVSVTGPYGHALHAKRGAERLADTPHTIHADAGALELLELVTDADWGRTGDDVVVVDDAGRCLGVVLVTEVVRGVAEAKVEEAAALNPLTRLPGSDTVARDVDRRIGSREAFVAAWLDVDSFKAVNDNAGFAAGDDLIRAIGRTLTDLASRLPRMVVSHVGGDDFLIACDVDEIGTIAGALLDTPWTAEGMPVTVSLATLVCATATIESYREASRLLAPLKKQAKSVPGSSWVLGRPGSERVEVLRGRSRHALPEQRPAGPVGLSRAG
- a CDS encoding cysteine desulfurase gives rise to the protein MTTTAAANTPLDVAALRADFPILSRTVRDGKPLVYLDSGATSQRPTQVLDAERRFLETSNAAVHRGAHQLAEEATDAYEYARARTGEFVGADPGELVFTKNATEGINLVAYAMSNAATAGPEAERFRIGPGDEIVITAMEHHANLVPWQQLCQRTGATLRWFDLTDTFRLDLSNLDELVNERTKIVAFAHQSNVLGTINPVEPIVRRSREVGALTLLDACQSVPHFPVDFHALGVDFAVFSGHKMLAPSGIGVLYGRRELLEAMPPFLTGGSMIELVTMERTTFAPPPQKFEAGVPMTSQAVGLGAAVDYLTAIGMERVAAHEHALVEAALAGIAEIPGVRLIGPGDSADRGATVAFVVDGVHPHDAGQVLDSLGIAVRVGHHCAWPLHRVCQVPATVRATFYLYNDLSEVDALLGGVREAQKFFGVA
- the sufU gene encoding Fe-S cluster assembly sulfur transfer protein SufU, whose amino-acid sequence is MNLESMYQEIILDHYKNPHGHGLREPFDAESFQVNPTCGDEITLRLKVEGDKVADVSYEGQGCSISQASASVLTDLVTGHTVSEALSTMDTFVEMMQSRGQIEPDEDVLEDAVAFAGVSKYPARVKCALLGWMAFKDALTRTNGAEK